One window of Xanthomonas sp. 10-10 genomic DNA carries:
- a CDS encoding NADH-quinone oxidoreductase subunit M, giving the protein MSNWPLLSILIWLPIIGGALILALRNAETARWASLAVAVATFVLSLPLLGYDTANDAMQFIELHAWIPAYNIGYNLGVDGIAVALIVLTTLVTVLALIGAWRSIDKRVNQYVAAFLILEGVTVGIFAATDAMLFYVFFEAMLIPMFLIIGVWGGPRRIYAAMKFFLYTFLGSVLMLVGLVYLYLKGGSFQLADLYALQLTAKEQTWIFFAFLIAFAVKVPMFPVHTWLPDAHVEAPTAGSVILAAIALKIGGYGFLRFNLPIVPDASHEFAWLVITLSLIAVIYVGLVALVQDDMKKLVAYSSIAHMGFVTLGTFIAFTLVREYGSTDAARLGLQGAMVQMISHGFVSGAMFSCIGVLYDRMHTRRIADYGGVVNVMPWFATFSMLFFMANAGLPGTSGFVGEFMVILASFQKHPLVAFAAATTLVITAAYTLWLYKRVFFGEVANAHVAELKDINGREAFVLGVFAAGVLALGLYPKPLTDLMEPSIAKLATQIAASKL; this is encoded by the coding sequence GTGTCGAACTGGCCTTTACTGTCTATCTTGATCTGGCTGCCGATTATCGGTGGCGCCCTGATCCTTGCGTTGCGCAACGCCGAGACTGCCCGCTGGGCATCCCTGGCGGTGGCGGTGGCGACCTTTGTGCTGAGTCTGCCGCTGCTGGGCTACGACACGGCCAATGACGCGATGCAGTTCATCGAACTGCATGCCTGGATTCCGGCCTACAACATCGGCTACAACCTGGGCGTGGATGGCATCGCGGTTGCGTTGATCGTGCTGACCACGCTGGTGACTGTGCTGGCACTGATCGGTGCCTGGCGCTCGATCGACAAGCGCGTCAATCAGTACGTCGCTGCCTTCCTGATCCTGGAAGGCGTCACGGTCGGCATCTTCGCCGCGACCGATGCGATGCTGTTCTATGTCTTCTTCGAAGCCATGCTGATCCCGATGTTCCTCATCATCGGTGTCTGGGGCGGTCCGCGGCGTATCTATGCGGCGATGAAGTTCTTCCTCTACACCTTCCTCGGCTCGGTGCTGATGCTGGTGGGTCTGGTGTATCTGTATCTGAAGGGCGGCAGCTTCCAGCTCGCCGACCTGTATGCGCTGCAGCTGACCGCCAAGGAGCAGACCTGGATCTTCTTCGCGTTCCTGATCGCGTTCGCGGTCAAGGTGCCGATGTTCCCGGTGCATACCTGGTTGCCGGACGCGCACGTCGAAGCACCGACCGCCGGTTCGGTGATCCTGGCCGCGATCGCACTGAAGATCGGCGGCTACGGTTTCCTGCGTTTCAACCTGCCGATCGTTCCCGATGCCAGCCATGAGTTTGCGTGGCTGGTGATCACGCTGTCGCTGATCGCGGTGATCTACGTCGGCCTGGTGGCGTTGGTGCAGGACGACATGAAGAAGCTGGTGGCGTATTCGTCCATCGCGCACATGGGTTTCGTCACCCTGGGCACCTTCATCGCCTTCACCCTGGTGCGCGAGTACGGCAGCACCGACGCAGCACGCCTCGGCTTGCAGGGCGCGATGGTGCAGATGATTTCGCACGGCTTCGTGTCCGGCGCGATGTTCTCCTGCATCGGTGTGCTGTACGACCGCATGCACACGCGCCGCATCGCCGATTACGGCGGCGTGGTCAATGTGATGCCGTGGTTTGCGACCTTTTCCATGCTGTTCTTCATGGCCAATGCCGGTCTGCCGGGTACCAGCGGGTTCGTCGGTGAATTCATGGTGATCCTGGCCAGCTTCCAGAAGCATCCGCTGGTTGCCTTCGCCGCCGCCACGACCCTGGTGATCACGGCCGCCTACACGCTGTGGCTCTACAAGCGCGTGTTCTTCGGCGAAGTGGCCAATGCCCACGTGGCCGAGCTGAAGGACATCAATGGCCGCGAGGCTTTCGTGCTGGGGGTGTTCGCTGCTGGCGTGCTGGCCCTGGGCCTGTATCCGAAGCCGCTGACCGATCTGATGGAACCATCGATCGCCAAGCTGGCTACCCAGATCGCCGCGAGCAAGCTTTGA
- the nuoL gene encoding NADH-quinone oxidoreductase subunit L, with the protein MEITLSKSLLIAVVLAPLVGSIIAGLFGRQVGRKGAQYVTILGVAVSCVLSCLTLYQLVEQGASPFNQNLYTFFDVGNYSAHVGFMVDRLTAMMMVVVTFVSLLVHIYTIGYMEEDPGYQRFFSYISLFTFSMLTLVMSNNFLQLFFGWEAVGLVSYLLIGFWFKRPTAVFANMKAFLVNRVGDFGFILGIAGVLLWFGSLDYSTVFANATTMAGAKVQLFAGHEWSVMTLICICLFIGAMGKSAQVPLHVWLPDSMEGPTPISALIHAATMVTAGIFMVARMSPLFELSETALNFILFIGATTAFFTGLIGIVQNDIKRVVAYSTLSQLGYMTVALGVSAYSAAVFHLMTHAFFKALLFLAAGSVIIGMHHEQDMRKMGGLRKYMKVTYWTSVIGTLALVGTPFFSGFYSKDTIIEAAAHHAHESHSWIATYGYWAVLGGVLVTSFYSFRLLFLTFHGKERFRDAHAHDAHAHHDSAHTDAEAQVHVHDSHAHDAHAHDTHAHDTHGHDDHGHHGAHEPHESKWVVTLPLILLAIPSVAIGFFTIGPMLFGTDWQGHHAAHALKGQAVSFFTGIVDFYDPARDTVGALAEEFHGPVAFALHGMMAAPFFLTLAGLVLAALFYLWKPELATKSRKAFAPIVWLLENKYGFDKLWINGFAGGGVVLGKASRAIDTHVVDGVAVNGSARLIDLAANLLRRTQSGFLYHYAFAMIIGLIALLAVLMHFWR; encoded by the coding sequence ATGGAAATCACTCTCTCCAAGAGTCTGCTGATCGCAGTGGTGCTTGCACCGCTGGTCGGCAGCATCATCGCCGGCCTGTTCGGTCGTCAGGTGGGGCGCAAGGGCGCGCAGTACGTCACCATCCTCGGCGTGGCGGTCAGCTGCGTGCTGTCGTGCCTGACGCTGTATCAACTGGTGGAGCAGGGCGCCAGCCCGTTTAACCAGAATCTGTACACCTTCTTCGACGTCGGCAACTATTCCGCACACGTCGGTTTCATGGTCGATCGCCTGACCGCGATGATGATGGTGGTGGTGACCTTCGTGTCGCTGCTGGTGCACATCTACACCATCGGCTACATGGAAGAGGATCCGGGTTACCAGCGCTTCTTCAGCTACATCTCGTTGTTCACCTTCTCCATGCTGACGCTGGTGATGAGCAACAACTTCCTGCAGCTGTTCTTCGGCTGGGAAGCGGTGGGCCTGGTGTCGTACCTGCTGATCGGTTTCTGGTTCAAGCGCCCGACCGCCGTGTTCGCCAACATGAAGGCGTTCCTGGTCAACCGCGTCGGCGATTTCGGCTTCATTCTCGGCATCGCCGGTGTGTTGCTGTGGTTCGGCTCGCTGGATTACTCCACCGTGTTCGCCAACGCGACCACCATGGCCGGTGCCAAGGTGCAGCTGTTCGCAGGCCACGAGTGGAGCGTGATGACGCTGATCTGCATCTGCCTGTTCATCGGTGCGATGGGCAAGTCGGCGCAGGTGCCGCTGCATGTGTGGCTGCCTGACTCGATGGAAGGCCCGACCCCGATCTCGGCGCTGATCCACGCTGCAACCATGGTCACTGCCGGCATCTTCATGGTGGCGCGCATGTCGCCGCTGTTCGAGCTGTCCGAAACCGCGCTGAACTTCATCCTGTTCATCGGTGCGACCACGGCTTTCTTCACTGGCCTGATCGGCATCGTGCAGAACGACATCAAGCGCGTGGTCGCGTACTCGACGCTGTCCCAGCTCGGCTACATGACCGTGGCGCTGGGCGTATCGGCCTACTCGGCCGCAGTGTTCCACCTGATGACGCATGCTTTCTTCAAGGCGCTGCTGTTCCTGGCGGCCGGCTCGGTCATCATCGGCATGCACCACGAGCAGGACATGCGCAAGATGGGCGGCCTGCGCAAGTACATGAAGGTGACTTACTGGACCAGTGTGATCGGTACGCTGGCGCTGGTCGGTACGCCGTTCTTCTCGGGCTTCTACTCGAAGGACACCATCATCGAGGCCGCTGCGCATCACGCGCATGAGTCGCATAGCTGGATCGCGACCTATGGCTACTGGGCGGTGCTCGGCGGCGTGCTGGTGACCAGCTTCTACAGCTTCCGTCTGCTGTTCCTGACCTTCCACGGCAAGGAACGCTTCCGCGATGCGCATGCGCACGACGCCCATGCCCACCACGACAGCGCGCACACCGACGCCGAGGCGCAGGTCCACGTGCACGACAGCCATGCGCACGACGCACATGCACACGACACACATGCACACGACACACATGGCCACGACGATCACGGCCACCATGGCGCACACGAGCCGCACGAGTCTAAGTGGGTGGTGACGTTGCCGTTGATCCTTCTGGCGATTCCGTCGGTGGCGATCGGCTTCTTCACCATCGGCCCGATGTTGTTCGGCACCGATTGGCAGGGCCATCACGCGGCGCACGCGCTTAAAGGGCAGGCTGTGTCGTTCTTCACCGGCATCGTTGACTTCTACGACCCGGCACGCGATACCGTGGGTGCCCTGGCCGAGGAGTTCCATGGCCCGGTCGCGTTCGCGCTGCACGGCATGATGGCGGCACCGTTCTTCCTGACGCTTGCCGGTCTAGTGCTCGCTGCTCTGTTCTACCTGTGGAAGCCGGAACTGGCTACCAAGTCGCGCAAGGCGTTCGCGCCGATCGTGTGGCTGCTGGAAAACAAATACGGCTTCGACAAGCTGTGGATCAATGGCTTCGCCGGTGGCGGTGTTGTCCTTGGCAAGGCGTCACGCGCAATCGATACCCATGTGGTCGACGGCGTGGCCGTCAATGGTTCTGCCCGACTGATCGACCTGGCTGCAAATCTGCTGCGTCGCACGCAATCCGGTTTCCTCTATCACTACGCCTTCGCAATGATCATCGGTTTGATCGCCTTGTTGGCGGTACTGATGCATTTCTGGCGTTGA
- the nuoK gene encoding NADH-quinone oxidoreductase subunit NuoK, translating into MITLGHLLGLGAVLFCISLAGIFLNRKNVIVLLMSIELMLLSVNVNFIAFSRELGDTAGQLFVFFILTVAAAEAAIGLAILVTLFRTRRTINVAEVDTLKG; encoded by the coding sequence TTGATTACCTTGGGCCACCTGCTTGGACTGGGCGCGGTGCTGTTCTGCATCTCCCTGGCCGGCATCTTCCTCAACCGCAAGAACGTCATCGTCTTGCTGATGTCGATCGAGTTGATGCTGCTGTCGGTCAACGTCAACTTCATCGCGTTCTCGCGCGAGCTCGGCGATACCGCCGGTCAGTTGTTCGTGTTCTTCATCCTGACCGTTGCCGCCGCGGAGGCCGCCATCGGTCTTGCGATCCTGGTGACTCTGTTCCGTACGCGCCGCACGATCAATGTGGCCGAAGTCGACACGTTGAAGGGCTGA
- a CDS encoding NADH-quinone oxidoreductase subunit J, which produces MMDWVSIAFYAFSAIAVVSAGAVISVRNPVYAVLCLILTFFSMACIWLLVGAEFLGVTLVLVYVGAVMVLFLFVVMMLDIDTSRLREGWVKYMPLGVIVAVAMLAQMVTLIGVKSRTATPFPVDNAAAQAADSSNLTWLAKSLYTEFLLPFEFAAVILTVAVVAAVMLTLRKRTGIKLQNAGEQSRVKAGDRLRMVKMAVEKPVQVAPQVDAAGGQEAKS; this is translated from the coding sequence ATGATGGACTGGGTCTCTATTGCATTTTACGCCTTCTCCGCAATCGCGGTGGTGTCCGCCGGTGCGGTGATCAGCGTGCGTAACCCGGTGTATGCCGTGTTGTGCCTGATCCTCACCTTCTTCTCGATGGCCTGCATCTGGCTGCTGGTCGGTGCCGAGTTCCTCGGCGTCACCCTGGTGCTGGTCTACGTCGGCGCGGTGATGGTGCTGTTCCTGTTCGTGGTGATGATGCTGGACATCGACACCAGCCGGCTGCGCGAGGGCTGGGTCAAGTACATGCCGCTGGGCGTGATCGTTGCGGTGGCGATGCTGGCGCAGATGGTCACCTTGATCGGGGTCAAGTCACGCACTGCCACGCCGTTCCCCGTCGACAATGCAGCAGCGCAGGCTGCCGACAGCTCGAACCTGACCTGGCTGGCCAAGAGCCTGTATACCGAGTTCCTGCTGCCGTTCGAATTTGCTGCGGTGATTCTGACTGTGGCGGTGGTGGCTGCAGTGATGCTGACCCTGCGCAAGCGCACCGGCATCAAGCTGCAGAACGCCGGCGAGCAGTCGCGGGTCAAGGCAGGTGATCGTCTGCGCATGGTCAAAATGGCGGTTGAAAAGCCGGTACAGGTTGCGCCGCAGGTCGACGCGGCCGGCGGACAGGAGGCGAAGTCTTGA
- the nuoI gene encoding NADH-quinone oxidoreductase subunit NuoI — MNKITHYFKSLLLLELLGGLWLTLKYTFKPKYTVLYPMEKFPQSPRFRGLHALRRYPNGEERCIACKLCEAVCPALAITIDSAKREDGSRRTTRYDIDLFKCIFCGFCEESCPVDSIVETHILEYHFEKRGENIVNKPQLLAIGDRLEAEIAERRAADAAFR, encoded by the coding sequence ATGAACAAGATCACCCATTACTTCAAGAGCTTGCTCCTGCTCGAACTGCTCGGAGGCTTGTGGCTGACGTTGAAATACACGTTCAAGCCCAAGTACACCGTGCTGTATCCGATGGAGAAGTTTCCGCAGTCGCCGCGTTTCCGTGGCCTGCATGCGCTGCGTCGTTATCCCAATGGCGAAGAGCGCTGCATCGCCTGCAAGCTGTGCGAAGCGGTCTGCCCGGCATTGGCGATCACCATCGACTCGGCCAAGCGCGAGGATGGCTCGCGCCGCACCACGCGCTACGACATCGACCTGTTCAAGTGCATCTTCTGCGGCTTTTGCGAAGAAAGCTGCCCGGTGGACTCGATCGTCGAAACGCACATCCTCGAGTATCACTTCGAGAAGCGTGGCGAGAACATTGTCAACAAGCCGCAGCTGCTGGCGATCGGAGACCGGCTAGAGGCCGAGATCGCCGAGCGTCGCGCTGCCGATGCCGCCTTCCGTTGA
- the nuoH gene encoding NADH-quinone oxidoreductase subunit NuoH encodes MNELLLNVVDPLHQWFLGLGDGGIVLWTVLKILLIAVPVIVSVAFYVVWERKLIGWMHVRHGPMYVGMGIFQAFADVFKLLFKEILQPSSSHKAMFIIAPLLTLAPAFAAWSVVPFDAQLVLSNANVGLLYLLAMTSLGVYGIILAGWASNSKYAFLGAMRSAAQVVSYEIAMGFALVGVMIASGSVNLSQIVFAQAGNSGFFDWFLIPLFPLFIVYWVSGVAETNRAPFDVVEGESEIVAGHMVEYSGGAFALFFLAEYANMILVSFLISIFFLGGWLSPWPQVWGSPDISPWIDWVWKGGWPWLLMKVFFFASAYIWFRASFPRYRYDQIMRLGWKVFIPLTIVWIAVTALMVFYGVIQKGV; translated from the coding sequence ATGAACGAATTGCTGTTGAACGTGGTCGATCCCCTGCACCAGTGGTTCCTCGGACTGGGCGACGGCGGCATCGTGCTGTGGACCGTGTTGAAGATCCTGTTGATCGCCGTGCCGGTGATCGTATCGGTGGCCTTCTACGTGGTCTGGGAGCGCAAGCTCATCGGCTGGATGCACGTGCGTCACGGGCCCATGTACGTGGGCATGGGCATCTTTCAGGCCTTCGCTGACGTGTTCAAGCTCCTGTTCAAGGAGATCCTGCAGCCGAGCAGTTCGCACAAGGCGATGTTCATCATCGCGCCGCTGCTGACGCTGGCGCCGGCATTCGCGGCATGGTCGGTGGTGCCGTTCGATGCGCAGCTGGTGCTCTCCAATGCCAACGTCGGTCTGCTGTATCTGCTGGCGATGACCTCGCTGGGCGTGTACGGCATCATCCTCGCCGGCTGGGCCTCCAACTCCAAGTATGCGTTCCTGGGTGCGATGCGCTCGGCCGCGCAGGTGGTCAGCTACGAGATTGCGATGGGTTTTGCGCTGGTCGGCGTAATGATCGCTTCCGGCAGCGTCAACCTCAGCCAGATCGTGTTTGCGCAAGCGGGTAACTCCGGCTTCTTCGACTGGTTCCTGATTCCGCTGTTCCCGTTGTTCATCGTGTACTGGGTCTCCGGCGTTGCCGAAACCAACCGCGCGCCGTTCGACGTGGTGGAAGGCGAGTCGGAAATCGTCGCGGGCCACATGGTGGAATACTCGGGCGGTGCATTCGCACTGTTCTTCCTGGCCGAATACGCCAACATGATCCTGGTCAGCTTCCTGATCTCGATCTTCTTCCTGGGCGGCTGGTTGAGCCCGTGGCCCCAGGTGTGGGGCAGCCCAGACATCTCGCCGTGGATTGACTGGGTGTGGAAGGGCGGTTGGCCGTGGCTGCTGATGAAGGTGTTCTTCTTCGCCAGCGCCTACATCTGGTTCCGTGCCAGCTTCCCGCGCTACCGCTACGACCAGATCATGCGTCTGGGCTGGAAGGTGTTCATTCCGCTCACGATCGTGTGGATCGCAGTGACGGCATTGATGGTGTTTTACGGCGTGATCCAGAAGGGCGTGTAA
- the nuoG gene encoding NADH-quinone oxidoreductase subunit NuoG, with product MSAQPVNPNVPPDHVTVEIDGQSLVVPKGSMIIQAADKAGIPIPRFCYHEKLPIAANCRMCLVDVEKSPKPSPACATPVMDGMKVTTRSEKALKYQRSVMEFLLINHPLDCPICDQGGECELQDVSLGYGRSVSRFNERKRVVPDEDIGPLVATEMTRCIQCTRCVRFTADIAGTYELGGMYRGENLQIGTYDGKPLTTEISGNVIDVCPVGALTNKVFQFRARPWELMARESLGYHDAMGSNLFLHVRRGEVLRTVPRENEAVNECWLSDRDRYSHQGLYSEDRAVKPLKKINGEWTEMSWTEGLAAATQILRDNAGDQLGVLVHPSTSNEEGALLARLAEGLNSGNLDHRLLNRDFSDAAVAETFATPLAEIEQADVVVLFGTNVRHELPLLHARLRKAHIQNRTQIHSVNPVDFDFAFTQASRTVVAPSKLAAALDDAALRDVVKGATRAVIVVGALAENHPQAAALRAAARDFAAATGASLCRIPQGANAVGLVSQGVLPTARNVAGMLAQPRQAYVLYGIEPGLDFADAAAARSALAGAKVIAFSQFACASTRDVADVILPIGALPEIDASLTNLDGRVQTARAAGRLPVEAREGWRVLRALGGELGLAGFEFIDLVGLRAGMQNRDVRPVASAQPQATTDGLEVAATAAIYRTDAVVRRAAALQSHPLNVSPCVAMHPEQAAQLQIGAGQMVKVGTDAGKATLPVVLDKRVAPGTVWIESGHGATAPLGAGRVTVVAA from the coding sequence ATGAGCGCCCAACCAGTCAACCCGAACGTACCTCCGGATCATGTCACCGTCGAAATCGACGGGCAGTCCCTGGTGGTGCCGAAGGGCTCGATGATCATCCAGGCCGCCGACAAGGCCGGCATCCCGATCCCGCGCTTCTGCTACCACGAGAAGCTGCCGATCGCGGCCAACTGCCGCATGTGCCTGGTGGACGTCGAAAAATCCCCGAAGCCGTCGCCGGCCTGCGCCACCCCGGTGATGGACGGCATGAAGGTCACCACGCGTAGCGAAAAGGCGCTGAAGTACCAGCGCAGCGTGATGGAATTTTTGCTGATCAATCACCCGCTGGACTGCCCGATCTGCGATCAGGGCGGCGAGTGCGAGTTGCAGGACGTCTCGCTCGGCTACGGCCGTTCGGTCAGCCGCTTTAACGAGCGCAAGCGCGTGGTGCCGGACGAGGACATCGGTCCCCTGGTCGCCACCGAAATGACCCGCTGCATCCAGTGCACCCGTTGCGTGCGCTTCACTGCAGACATCGCCGGCACCTACGAGTTGGGTGGCATGTATCGCGGTGAAAACCTGCAGATCGGCACCTACGACGGCAAGCCGCTGACCACCGAAATCTCCGGCAACGTCATCGACGTGTGCCCGGTCGGCGCGCTGACCAACAAGGTGTTCCAGTTCCGTGCCCGCCCGTGGGAGCTGATGGCGCGCGAGTCGCTGGGCTACCACGACGCGATGGGCTCGAACCTGTTCCTGCACGTGCGTCGCGGCGAAGTGCTGCGCACCGTGCCGCGCGAGAACGAGGCGGTCAACGAGTGCTGGCTGTCCGATCGCGACCGTTACTCGCATCAGGGTCTGTACTCCGAAGACCGTGCGGTCAAGCCGTTGAAGAAGATCAACGGCGAGTGGACCGAAATGAGCTGGACCGAAGGTCTGGCCGCTGCGACCCAGATCCTGCGCGACAACGCTGGCGATCAGCTTGGCGTACTGGTGCATCCGTCCACCTCCAACGAGGAAGGCGCGCTGCTCGCACGTCTGGCCGAAGGCTTGAACAGCGGCAATCTGGATCACCGTCTGCTCAATCGCGATTTCTCCGACGCTGCGGTGGCCGAAACGTTTGCAACGCCGCTGGCCGAGATCGAACAGGCCGATGTGGTGGTGCTGTTCGGTACCAACGTGCGTCACGAGCTGCCATTGCTGCATGCGCGTCTGCGCAAGGCGCACATTCAGAACCGCACGCAGATCCATTCGGTCAATCCGGTCGATTTCGATTTCGCATTTACCCAGGCCAGCCGCACCGTCGTCGCGCCGTCGAAACTGGCTGCTGCACTCGACGATGCCGCGCTGCGCGATGTGGTCAAGGGCGCGACGCGCGCCGTAATCGTGGTTGGCGCACTGGCTGAAAATCATCCGCAGGCTGCGGCGCTGCGTGCTGCCGCACGCGACTTCGCTGCCGCAACGGGCGCCTCGCTGTGCCGTATCCCGCAGGGTGCGAACGCGGTGGGTCTGGTGTCGCAAGGCGTGCTGCCGACCGCACGCAATGTGGCCGGCATGCTGGCGCAGCCGCGTCAGGCCTACGTGTTGTACGGCATCGAGCCGGGTCTGGATTTTGCCGATGCCGCCGCTGCACGCAGCGCGCTCGCCGGCGCCAAGGTCATTGCATTCAGCCAGTTCGCCTGCGCTTCGACGCGCGATGTGGCCGATGTGATCCTGCCGATCGGCGCACTGCCGGAAATCGACGCCTCGCTGACCAATCTGGATGGTCGCGTGCAGACGGCGCGTGCCGCAGGCCGCCTGCCGGTCGAAGCGCGCGAAGGTTGGCGTGTGCTGCGTGCGCTGGGTGGCGAGCTGGGTCTGGCCGGTTTCGAGTTCATCGATCTGGTCGGCCTGCGTGCCGGCATGCAGAACCGCGACGTGCGCCCGGTAGCCTCGGCCCAGCCGCAGGCGACCACCGACGGGCTGGAGGTTGCGGCAACCGCCGCGATCTACCGCACCGACGCGGTGGTGCGTCGCGCCGCTGCGTTGCAGTCGCATCCGCTGAACGTCTCGCCGTGTGTGGCGATGCATCCGGAGCAGGCTGCGCAGCTACAGATTGGCGCAGGCCAGATGGTCAAGGTCGGCACCGACGCTGGTAAGGCGACGTTGCCGGTGGTGCTGGACAAGCGCGTTGCACCGGGCACGGTGTGGATCGAATCCGGCCACGGCGCTACCGCGCCGCTTGGCGCCGGTCGCGTAACGGTGGTGGCTGCATGA
- the nuoF gene encoding NADH-quinone oxidoreductase subunit NuoF encodes MAHHHAPTGPVGPAPLPHQVVYTTLHYDTPWSYESYLKTGGYAALRKILEEKIAPADVIEMVKASNLRGRGGAGFPTGLKWSFMPKGNMQKYILCNSDESEPGTCKDRDILRYNPHSVVEGMAIACYATGSTVGYNYLRGEFHHEPFENFELALADAYANGWLGKNILGSGVDIDIYGALGAGAYICGEETALMESLEGKKGQPRYKPPFPANFGLYGKPTTINNTETYASVPAIIRNGPEWFLGLSKTKNGGPKIFSVSGCVQKGGNFEVPLGTTFDELLEMAGGLRPGRELKGVVPGGVSMPVLKADQVAGLQMDYDTLRALGTGLGSGAIVVLDDSVCCVRFACRISQFFHKESCGQCTPCREGTGWMHRVLERIVAGKATMEDLHQLRTVAGQIEGHTICAFGEAAAWPIQGFLRQFWDEFEYYIVNGRSIVDTQVGVAA; translated from the coding sequence ATGGCACATCATCACGCACCTACAGGTCCGGTCGGTCCGGCGCCGTTGCCGCATCAGGTCGTCTACACGACCCTGCACTACGACACGCCGTGGTCCTACGAGAGCTACCTCAAGACCGGTGGCTACGCCGCGTTGCGCAAGATCCTCGAAGAGAAGATCGCGCCGGCCGATGTCATCGAGATGGTCAAGGCATCGAACCTGCGCGGCCGCGGTGGCGCAGGCTTCCCGACCGGTCTGAAGTGGTCGTTCATGCCCAAGGGCAACATGCAGAAGTACATCCTGTGCAATTCGGACGAATCCGAGCCGGGAACCTGCAAGGACCGCGACATCCTGCGTTACAACCCGCATTCGGTGGTGGAGGGCATGGCGATCGCCTGCTACGCCACCGGCTCGACCGTGGGCTACAACTACCTGCGCGGCGAGTTCCACCATGAGCCGTTCGAGAACTTCGAGCTGGCGCTGGCCGATGCGTATGCCAACGGCTGGCTGGGCAAGAACATCCTCGGCAGCGGCGTGGATATCGATATCTACGGTGCGCTGGGTGCCGGCGCCTACATCTGCGGCGAAGAAACCGCATTGATGGAATCGCTGGAAGGCAAGAAGGGTCAGCCGCGCTACAAGCCGCCGTTCCCGGCCAACTTCGGCCTGTACGGCAAGCCGACCACCATCAACAACACCGAGACCTATGCGTCGGTGCCGGCGATCATTCGCAACGGCCCGGAGTGGTTTCTTGGGCTGAGCAAGACCAAGAACGGCGGCCCGAAGATCTTCTCGGTGTCCGGTTGCGTGCAGAAGGGCGGCAACTTCGAAGTGCCGCTCGGCACCACCTTCGACGAGCTGCTGGAAATGGCCGGCGGCCTGCGTCCGGGCCGCGAGCTCAAGGGCGTTGTACCTGGCGGTGTGTCGATGCCGGTGCTGAAGGCCGACCAGGTGGCCGGCCTGCAGATGGATTACGACACCTTGCGTGCGCTGGGCACCGGCCTGGGTTCCGGCGCGATCGTGGTGCTGGACGACAGCGTCTGCTGCGTACGCTTTGCCTGCCGCATCTCGCAGTTCTTCCACAAGGAATCCTGCGGCCAGTGCACCCCGTGCCGCGAAGGCACCGGCTGGATGCACCGCGTGCTGGAGCGCATCGTCGCCGGCAAGGCCACGATGGAAGACCTGCACCAGCTGCGTACCGTTGCCGGCCAGATCGAAGGGCACACCATCTGCGCGTTCGGTGAAGCGGCGGCGTGGCCGATCCAAGGCTTCCTGCGCCAGTTCTGGGACGAATTCGAGTACTACATCGTCAACGGTCGCTCGATCGTCGACACGCAAGTCGGAGTGGCTGCATGA
- the nuoE gene encoding NADH-quinone oxidoreductase subunit NuoE yields MKATGNFEAARDVDPQVVLSDKTRAHIDHWLAKFPPDRKRSAVLQGLHAAQEQNQGWLTDELIVGVAKYLELPPVWAYEVASFYSMFETEKVGRHNVAFCTNISCWLNGAEDLLAHAEKKLGCKLGQSTADGRVYLKREEECLAACSAAPMMVINGHYHEHLTKEKVDALLDGLE; encoded by the coding sequence ATGAAGGCGACGGGTAATTTCGAAGCGGCGCGCGACGTCGATCCGCAGGTGGTGCTGAGCGACAAGACGCGCGCGCACATCGATCATTGGCTGGCCAAGTTTCCGCCCGACCGCAAGCGTTCGGCGGTGCTGCAGGGCCTGCATGCTGCGCAGGAGCAGAACCAGGGCTGGCTGACCGATGAGCTGATCGTCGGCGTGGCCAAGTATCTGGAACTGCCGCCGGTGTGGGCCTACGAGGTCGCCAGTTTCTACTCGATGTTCGAGACCGAAAAGGTCGGCCGCCATAACGTGGCGTTCTGCACCAATATCAGCTGCTGGCTCAACGGCGCCGAAGATCTGCTGGCGCACGCCGAGAAGAAGCTGGGTTGCAAGCTGGGGCAGTCGACGGCCGATGGCCGCGTCTACCTCAAGCGCGAAGAAGAGTGCCTGGCGGCCTGCTCGGCAGCGCCGATGATGGTCATCAACGGCCACTACCACGAGCACCTGACGAAAGAGAAGGTCGACGCGCTGCTGGACGGGCTGGAATAA